One Leptolyngbya ohadii IS1 genomic window carries:
- a CDS encoding NfeD family protein, with translation MTQLGTEEGTEENDPRVGVIYRSESHGNPWRVQIGDQHWAAKPDGDFELHSGDLVRIVGRQNITLLVRPFLNDR, from the coding sequence ATGACACAATTAGGAACGGAAGAGGGAACGGAAGAAAATGATCCGCGTGTAGGAGTTATTTATCGGTCTGAATCCCACGGAAATCCGTGGCGGGTTCAAATTGGCGACCAACACTGGGCTGCTAAACCTGACGGTGACTTTGAGCTACATTCCGGTGATCTGGTTCGCATTGTTGGGCGACAGAATATCACCCTGCTTGTAAGACCTTTTCTGAACGATCGCTAA
- a CDS encoding sigma-70 family RNA polymerase sigma factor: MPYDLENPDLTLESPELTTLKAFLRRLLKQYKLNQSYQPHDIFDVIRARMLMQLEEQASPGSRAEIEMALLKTTGLEIIKELDEARTANKQKFIEAVQPLFDDNDLAARSFHANVARLLRQFRLYTTYEVREIIAEAYIRGIKRIESGKLIDNPRAWLRSTCLNVIRDLRRKQDKEEKPKIDPTTLWGSGETSLSQLIVREDLRALALAFQKLTPKEQQLLYAKYCEGLTWERITEIVSESTGTDIPCGTVRQQGSRALKRLFKHYSLIRESLKMDNEDTSANL, encoded by the coding sequence ATGCCATATGACCTGGAAAATCCAGATCTGACTTTGGAAAGCCCGGAGTTAACCACCCTAAAAGCCTTTCTTCGGCGGTTGCTAAAGCAGTACAAACTGAATCAGAGCTATCAGCCCCACGACATTTTTGATGTGATTCGTGCAAGGATGCTGATGCAGTTGGAGGAACAGGCAAGCCCCGGATCGCGTGCTGAAATCGAAATGGCTCTCCTGAAAACTACTGGCTTGGAGATTATTAAGGAATTAGACGAGGCGCGGACGGCAAATAAGCAGAAGTTTATTGAAGCTGTGCAACCCTTGTTTGATGACAATGATCTTGCTGCCCGTTCTTTTCATGCGAACGTAGCTCGATTGCTGCGCCAGTTTCGTTTGTACACAACCTACGAAGTTCGGGAAATTATTGCCGAAGCGTATATCAGGGGAATCAAGCGAATCGAATCCGGTAAACTCATTGATAATCCCCGTGCGTGGCTTCGCTCAACCTGCTTGAACGTCATCAGAGACCTGAGACGCAAGCAGGACAAAGAAGAGAAACCTAAGATTGATCCGACAACTCTCTGGGGTTCTGGTGAAACTTCTCTTTCTCAGCTGATTGTGAGAGAGGATCTGCGGGCACTTGCGCTTGCGTTCCAAAAATTGACGCCTAAGGAGCAGCAGCTTCTATACGCGAAGTATTGTGAAGGGCTAACCTGGGAACGGATTACTGAGATAGTTTCAGAATCTACTGGGACAGACATTCCTTGTGGAACCGTTCGTCAGCAAGGCTCCCGTGCGCTCAAGCGGTTGTTCAAACATTACAGTCTCATCAGAGAGAGTCTAAAGATGGATAATGAGGATACCTCAGCCAACCTGTAA
- a CDS encoding peptidoglycan-binding domain-containing protein produces MMCSVEDFVDSLMNASRSYADILTRYCELWLCDELGDKEADEMEAIYTKAESDPLLDFLITSFDHILSERLGLFEKEFLQSYKNQQAWLREHLEQVPLEQDSLIATQTFLKKAGFYKGTVDGVWGSCSRAAITAYRMTVQRLLRQKGLYNGNIDGEMGRESVSAVQIFQSEHNLKKDGVPGEKTFAALQN; encoded by the coding sequence ATGATGTGTTCGGTAGAAGATTTCGTTGATTCACTGATGAATGCAAGTCGATCCTATGCTGACATCTTGACGAGGTACTGCGAGCTATGGCTGTGTGATGAACTGGGAGACAAAGAAGCCGATGAAATGGAAGCCATTTATACAAAAGCTGAATCTGATCCCTTGCTAGACTTCCTTATCACCAGTTTCGACCACATTCTCAGTGAACGTCTTGGTTTGTTTGAGAAAGAATTCCTTCAGAGCTATAAAAATCAACAGGCTTGGCTGAGGGAGCACTTAGAGCAAGTTCCGCTAGAGCAAGATTCTCTGATTGCAACTCAGACATTTTTGAAGAAGGCAGGATTCTACAAAGGCACAGTAGATGGTGTGTGGGGTAGTTGCTCTCGTGCTGCTATAACTGCCTATCGCATGACAGTGCAGCGGCTATTGCGGCAGAAAGGGCTGTATAACGGCAACATTGATGGTGAGATGGGTCGAGAGTCTGTAAGTGCTGTTCAAATTTTCCAGAGCGAACACAATCTCAAAAAAGATGGAGTTCCCGGCGAAAAAACCTTCGCAGCCCTCCAGAACTGA
- a CDS encoding peptidoglycan-binding domain-containing protein, with protein sequence MNAKLTTEDFEAHFSDLCHQNDLLEYMHLASRSNLSETEADRLEEILRKAESDEILNSWLNEVDYLLNQRLDLLNEQHIESYKDQQAWLREYLGSQKLKEFKLCRELQKRLKKKGCYDGPEDGVFGKDSQAAVEKFQQERQLNVDGKVGIATLMSLADSPKDIQKFITSFEGVFNSQDGGRFDV encoded by the coding sequence ATGAACGCGAAACTCACTACGGAAGATTTTGAGGCTCATTTCAGCGATCTTTGTCACCAGAACGATCTGCTGGAATATATGCACCTGGCTTCTCGTTCAAACCTTTCTGAAACAGAAGCCGATCGTCTAGAGGAAATACTTCGTAAAGCAGAGTCAGATGAAATTCTTAACTCCTGGTTGAACGAAGTTGACTACCTTCTTAACCAAAGGTTGGATCTGCTGAATGAGCAGCACATCGAGAGCTACAAAGATCAGCAAGCGTGGCTACGAGAATATCTGGGGAGCCAAAAGTTGAAGGAGTTTAAGCTATGCCGTGAACTTCAGAAGCGACTGAAAAAGAAAGGATGCTATGACGGACCGGAGGACGGGGTGTTTGGTAAAGATTCTCAGGCAGCGGTTGAGAAGTTTCAGCAGGAACGCCAGCTCAATGTGGATGGCAAAGTTGGAATTGCAACGCTGATGAGCCTCGCCGATTCCCCCAAAGATATTCAAAAGTTCATTACTTCTTTCGAGGGAGTATTCAATTCCCAAGATGGAGGACGTTTCGATGTTTGA